The nucleotide window GCATGCATTGTCATTCCCTCCTGTCCTTCATTTCTGATGGCAGGTCTGAGAGTTAGTAAACAAAAAGAGATTTTGTTCTAGACTTTACCTTTTGCTCAGGCCGCCAACTACCAAGTGGTGGCTCAGGAGGAATAGGAGCCCCTTCTCTTAAAATTTCATCTGTTgtagaaaggaaacaaaaatgttaaaaaaatgtgtaaaaacaCCACCATTAACAGCACAAATTACTTTATCCCAAATCTGTCTTCAATTTGTTGTTATCAGGATTGAATTCAATGGTTTCCATGATTTTTTTACCATGAATGTCAAAGTCAAGTTCTGTAGGCTTTTGAGTGAAGTTTTTAAAATTCGAACGAAACCTTACAATTCTGTTAAACATAATACATAAAGctaggtacaaaaaaaataacataactaAAACTATATTGGTGTAAAACGAATCTAAATTGAACTAACTTGAGGTTCTTCACCAAATGAAACAAGTTACATACAGAAATGAAATACATTCAACACAACTTGTGTCTAAGATAGAGTGAACATGAACTCCAAAAATggaaaatattttcatataatatcgaattttcatttaaaaaaaaaaatggaccaatttaaaaaatccccaatacttaaaaaaaaaaaaaaaaaaaacaattgatgCAATACATTCCAAACGTATTAGCATCACgtaatttaaaaacttaaaataatatgtttttattctaGAATTCTAACTTTACACATTTGACATAAACTATTATATTGAACTGTGTGCAATAGGTGTATGGATCAATGGGgaacaaaaataatgtttattagaTAAGACTAGGTTTAAGTTTTATATTTAGTGTGGGCAGGCATGCATATTATGTAGTCATTTGCTGTACTTCTAGCTTTGAAGGACTGGATGTTACTTTTATATAGAGAGGGGGTGGGTAACAGCTCCTCGGACTTTTTATCACAGGAATGACTCATTAAGTTTGGATGTATAGAGaagttaactctttcagtgtgaCATTACTCTCAGCGAGTAACTTCACTAGCGCTGGTCAGTGCGGCATTACTCTCAGCGAGTAACTTggttataaaatttatttcactatctttttttgtgtttaactttttatttctctctttttttaatttcctggATATGAGAgtgattgttttttgttttggtagtATATTGTTAGAACGAACATgaacacaatttattttttttaattaaaaagacaACATTGTATTAGTGGTTCCtcattttagtttatttcccTGGAcccgaaaaatgtaaataaaacaatttcttagtgtattttttcatcttttatgaaatttgaaatgataaaatgtgtttagtttttgtgatttttcaatatttatgcattaaatgtttaattaaaaggtTAAATCTTTAGGTATATCGaatttttaaagacttttttttttatatatttttcactTTTTAGTGTTAAGttcaaaattaatataaaattttttttttttttaaataatttattttttttttttacacttttgtagcccattcattttcctttaaaatatgttagattattaaataaaataaaaaaagttacattagTTTTAGTAATTCTACCCCCCTTGAAAATTTGTGGTCATCCCGGAAAACtcgattttttaaatcaaaataattcgcactgaaagagttaatacttAGTGCAGTTGGCAGCAGAGTTTTGTTGATAGGTTTGATATAAAACTGCCTtactaacaaaagaaaaatttattttccaacatttttttgtttcactcatTCCTCCCAATGTGATAGAAGCAAAATCATATTAAtgtacatgttgttttttttaaaacaatgtttctaAGTTCCATGAGTTTCCTAGTATTCCACAGGACATGAAAACTTTCAAGCTTGTTTTCTTATTTCCTAGACATTATTCATGATGAAAAGACTGACCTTGCTTATACTCTAGTTCAGGCAAATGTTTATGAATCAACTTGGCAGTCTCTATGGCTCTGGTCATGGTGGAGGAGATAAGGACGGTGTAGGGCAGATCCAAGTCTTTCAATCTCATGCCAGTCACTTCTGCCTGGGCACGACCTAAAAGGAAAAACAATGGACAATGTCTTATAAATATGAATtccaaagattttaataatatagcTTAGTGGTAAAATATACaagtattttttgaaaaaaattgcaCACAAATGCAGAAGTGAATTATACAAAGGTTGATCTAGCTATATTCATTGTGCATTTGATTCAGCttgcaaaaataatttttttttaaagcagaatGCACTCCCTTCTACACCTGGTATTCAAGACAAAATAGAAGAAATATCAGattcaaatttaaagaaaagtaCAGGTATTGAGCAGTGTATTATTGCAAAAAATTTACCCATTTACCTATTTTTATCTTCATAAACATGCCCACATGGGTTTTCAACCTTTAGACCCCCCTCAAAGTTGAAATCAAAATGTGCCTCCTTCTccgacatttttttcttcttcataatcaaattattaaatgacACATTACATTACCAATAACTCCAGAAATTAAATAGTTATAACAACAAACTGtctcaaacaattttttttagaaaaataccCAATGCAGTTAAAAAGCGATCCTTGTCAACAGCAGCATTATCAAAATACTGTCCATGTCGAATTAGAAGAAGATGCCGACTGGCAGTTGGAGTAGAATTCTCTAGTTGCTTTTTATAATCAGCCAACTCTGAATCTGTTTTGCCTTTAGGGGGTGGAAGCAGACTTGAAGGTTCTCTTCTGAAACAAGAAAACAGAAAAAGGACATAAATATAAcaactagaatagatctaggactagagtTCACTTGATGATATGATTTATCTTAGACTGtcctagaatctagagatattattatatttatttataaataaatttaaattagaattacattttagaatttttttctaggtagatctagtctagctagactctagatcgACTAATCATTGTCATAGACATAGATGGTGAAAATCATAGATCTGTACTTCTGTACCAATATGTAGTCAGTGAAGACTAAATAGAATCTAAAAATTCTCGATCTAGTCATTGAAGACACTAGTCTAAAATCTGAtcaaatagatatatatatatagatctagattagatcttagaCATAGAGATGCTAATTCTTATCTAATCATTATAAATGTGATTATCACACGACATAAGTGGTCATAACTTGTCATAaagccatttagatctagatcaactcTATAGATCTTGAATAATTTAGAaagattatttagatctaggtataaATCATTCATGATGCTGTCAATAATGAATCCTCTGAATGTCATTCATCAAGAAATGATGAAATGATAATGATGCTGAGATACCATTAATATGATGTCAATGATGATTATAATccatgataataatgataatgataaatatgtcatttagatctagaccaatcTAGTAAAGTCACCACAGACCATACTGGTATACCAGCATCTATAACGTAGTGGCATGTGACAAGATAATGATGATACACTAATTAGATTTTATAGACCTAGTATACTAAAGAATCTAGATAAGACCTTGCAACCTTCTCTTCATCTAAACTAGAATCTAGGGAGTAGGGTACATACCAAATAGTAGAgtaactagattttactagatcaGTATAAGAGGCCatatatattgaaaataaaacaaaaaaaatatgtgtctacattccaacagagctcaaggaaatagtgaactgttttctaaaAACTCattatcctagcaatcagtggatcagagttttcgaggatggctcatcccataaagccaccacaaatggaggagctggaatattcatcgaatggccagatggagaaaaactagaaaaatccattgcaactggagagctgaCAGCCACGAAGCAGCAAGGGAAGCAGTAGCAGATTGTCTTTCTAGCCGATGCGAAAGCAACCCCCCAAACCTTGGAAAACTCATGATTCCTCTTGTATAAAAAGTCTCAAGACAGCActtataaagctcaacaacaacagcaaaaaaactgttattcaatggataccagctcatacatatatatatacaaccagaaggaaatgagaaggctgactcACTTGCCACGAGTGgaagaacaaactcacaattaaactctgcactctatccagaaattaaactctgcactctatccagaagaaatgaagaaactaatagtaaataaaataaaatgagaaatggacaagctctaatccaaatcacaagaaagatgatgcttattaTAAGTTATATTATCCCAACAAGATCAACATCTAATCTTCGACTCaggaccagacacaacagaatgcgacaactatgtaccggaagctcaaaattggaacaaGAGAAATCTGCCCAAgaggagtgtcaccagagaatgctgaccatgtcctccaaaactgctctctttaccaagaggcctgtacaagacactggccccaaaacacccaaatagaaaactatatggagggCTAcgtgatttggaaaccactgcgcagttcatctcatgtattggtcatctgaacgctccaacttaaaaatgagaacgaagaagactAGAGCAGTAGTctcagtagatctagaatattctagggTAATTTCCGCATTTCGCTAATGCAGAAATTgcctattctagatctagactctaggacctaggtagatctatcatctaggtaTATATTTCTACACACTGATACAGATCATTAGATGTGAGATAGATAGTAGTAATAGAAGACTGGATCAGTAGTctcagtagatctagaatattctagggTAATTTCCGCATTTCGCTAATGCAGAAATtgcctatctagatctagactctaggacctaggtagatctatcatctaggtaTATATATCTACACACTGATACAGATCATTAGATGTGAGATAGATAGTAGAAAATAATGTTAgtcatagatagatctataagtaAATAGACTAAATAGTAAATATATAAGTTTAGTATAATTagaattattagatctagtctagtactaACAAAATTAGTACTAGctactagaatctagtctagctagattctagatatctagatctattatttattatctataaCAATAGACCACTACACTTCACTATGacttaatattataatttataattatatagataatagatagccTAGAATCTAAGAATGCCTAGattaagatatatatttatgatataatattatatttaaggcaaggctagtcttcgagtccgaagattagtgaggaatgcagtactAAAATGActaaatatctataaaataatcttagtatatagatctagagattagAATCTtgttcaggggttctcaacctgtgggtggCGACCCCTTGGCCTTGACTACCTTGAGGGGtcaattgacgatttgtcaggggtcgcctaagtcTGAggctaagaccatcgaaaatatggattatattttgtgtattcttctattgctgtgtgtgtatgggcgggggaggggggtcgcggcagagcggggggatagtaaaaaggggtcgccgagcttaaaaggctgagaaccgctggtctagttAAGTCTAGTACTACAGTGAGTGACAGTGTCTACAGTAGTCGATATTTACATTTATGATTCTACTAAATTCTAGACTCTAGTGAtcgatctaatctagatctagttctagatactagaatgactagattctagacacAATGATTCTGAATGATCAGAtaatcatatagatctatatatctaggtctaattcTAGGTCTACATAATGATTGACAACACCGTCACCACATGCTTAGGCGCCTTATGTAATTTATATACTTTATTATACTTTATATTCTATTTCTTAGAAATCtagtaagtctaagtaagttagTTTTCTACTATTTTTCATACTCATACCATACCTGTCCCAATTAAAATCCCATTTAACTGAGGGCTCATAGTTGGTAGTCCACGATGCGTACAAAACCTTATCATTGTATTTCCATCTCTGATAAACTACCACACCAACAACAACAGCGGCACCGACTTTAAGTGACTTTTTAGCAATATTCGACAAAATATGCCACCTTCTACTAAATCGTTTCGACTCCATAACATTACATGTGGATTCAATGTTTATGATTCTAGCGGGAGTGCCAGTTTTTACGTAACCGTATCTAAAAGTTAgaccaaagaaatattttaaattttggtgtGAATAAAAAAGCTTAAGAAAttgtgatattttaaaatatcagtaCATAGGTTCATAGGTATGATAAGCGGAAATTACCgacttatatatacatatgatctatatagatcagtggttcccaaactttttttgtcttgtagaccccttgttatgttttctggttttcggtttaaattaaattgcatttttgcaaattcatcaattCCAATTTTTGTAAAGTAATTTGTAACTGCAGTGAGTCAAAGGgtgaaaaaagtaatttaaatctACATAATGAGTTAggaagatctttttttttaatttataagattcaaatttaaaccaataattaatatgtaggcctattactgAAATCACAAACACCTTGAAAATGGGGTGTGAAAATATAAGTCACtaactaattaaataaaatcaattgTCGTATACTCCCATGGACATCTGATAGACcccctaatttattttttttcactttcgtagaccccttggaagtcttcgtagacccctgggggtctatatagaccactttgtgaatcactgatatagatctagttctaaataacattgtcaataaaatagaaaaatcttTAGAAATTCCAGTTTGTAATTGGATTTATAATTTAGTTTATAAGCATACATGTTACTATCGCGATTGTAATAAGTTACAACGTATAAGATAGGTTTTGATCTAAATGTTGTTTACGGATTCTGGCTTATCTACAAGGGTAACCTGGCCTATGCTGTAAAATTATACTcccatacatagatctacataaataaaataaaattgggcTGAAAATCCAGGTGGTCATCTCCTCgacaaaaaaagttgtttctGATGAAATTCTACAGGAAACAGTTATAACGGAGCCTGACGACTTCCCAAACTATTACGCGGCAATTTGAAAACTCAAAGACAAAGATATAAAGCGTCTAGGTTTcccaagttcggaagccaagcgcttataACCACTCTACCACCGCGCCCCCATTGTTTAGTTGCCACGCAAATAAATGCTGTCGCATTGGCTCCTTAAATTGTCTCCCGACGAAACACTTTAATGAAAGTGTGTGATTCTACGTTTTTTGAGATATTAGGCCTCTTGTtatcttcttcatcgttctcattgttatgttggagtgttcagatgactagaccaatacatgagatgaactgcgcagtggtttccaaatcagggagctctccataaaGTTTTCTTTCTCCTCTTGTAATCAAAATAagacaattttttctttgttgtttcttcaaaatgaatgaaaatatctctgaaaccattttttttaagggCACCCAAGCAAGTGGGGGCTCTAAGCAGTGCggtagctagccatgtgcgggtggtgcgggccgcacggggcatcaagtgatgaggggcatcaaactgaggACTAATAACTTTCTAATAACTTTGTTTCTACTGCAAACTCTTCtgacaaaattaattacaaggCTACATCTGCATTTAAAGTTCAATAAAACGAACTCATTGAGTGGTGGCTGTCAGCATCCAAAATTGAAAACCaagagaccagcagagctcacatttagtcatcgcttgcttgagGGAACTTGAAATTTGTCTGCGTGTAAAGGACAGCATTCTCAAGATTTAATTAAGCAAGAAAAAAGTGGAAAAACTACAtgaagagaatcttggacatgATTTGTTTTCTCTCAAATCAGAATCTGGCACTCAATGGCATCAtgaacaatggaaaaaaataggaagaacaaaaattaattcaaaattTCTTGGAGTTGAGCAGAGTACTATCATCAGTGAAACCAAACTTACACAAATACTAAActaatttattgtaattttggtTGGTCATGAAAATAAATTACACAGCAAGGAAAAAATCACACAAGAAGCCTAATATTTCTCGATTATTTTTGATTTACACCTGACATCACAAATTTGGATCTAACTtccaaaaaataaagataaatgaCTGAGTATAAGTTCTTGAGTCATTCgatgacttcatcgacacaaaggacaagccgCTAGAATCGATGCAACGAAATTACGTTCGTATGACTTAGACTGTAGACATAGTGGACTGCAGAGGTCAAGATTTAATATTGCTGCTGCATGAAAGGTAAACACTACGATGTCCAAAAGCGTATTCAATAAGTCAATCCTAAAGTACATGTTATTACCTGCTCAAACCATTCTCTAAATTTGGCAGGAACTCAAGCTGCTGAATTCGATGCAGTTGTTTTCTTAAGCCTGTATTACCTTTGACGGAAACCATGTGATCAGATCTGGGAATGGGTGAAGAACCTCGAGAAAAAGATGACAATCGAAAAAGAGAAGGGAAATTTATCCTTTAGTGGACCGGATCGTCTAAAAAATCACATAATTAGAACACCTTATGGTGCTGCTGAAAAATATGAGTTTTTGTCGCCAGTATAGCTATTGAATCatcattgaaacaaaatatcGACAGAGCTCCTACTGATATTAAAAAAGAGACTTTATTGGTTTATGACAGTTTCTTCAGAATCTTACAAActgtaaagtagtaaagttcctctttcagaccatgcgaccAGGTGGACTCGAGTTaacaagggtatcatgtggccagcacaacgaccaaccgcctttactttccgcAACAAACGTCAGGTATCAATTacactcagaggcgccctaaagatctcgaaataaaaaatccctgtcttcaccaggatgcgtgctcgggacccccggtttggaaaccaagctctttatcactcagccaccgcgcctaaaacttatatttaaaaaatcagcttTATATCTCAGTTCCGTATATTTTCATCACATATTTCTGACCATTGAGGCTattgtaacggatgcatgtgtatATCAAATGTAGCTGAAGTATTTCTAGAAGATGCTTAATTAGACTAAGTGCGTGCGTACCTTGTTTGATGTATTTCAATCGCGAGTTCTTGAAATCATGCACACCGTCACAAATATAGATAAGGTACTAACAGAAACACAGACTcaatgaccaagttgactcaaggtgaacttcaaacaaacgtttaatacagaatgggccacagtctagtctgtcactaaTAAAGATGTTATCCCCTCAAGAGTCTAGCAGTAACTGATTAATAAAAGTCTATTCcaatctctaacccaaagtctatgtcgtcactatAAAATGTATGTTCACGGTCAGTCTAATTAAGTGCGcaacccaactaactaaactagctatctaacactACATACCAGCGAATTCTTAAAAAACTAAAGTTGATCAAGAACTACTTGCAATTAACGATGATAGATTTATAACTCACTGATTTGGAAATGTCGTTCTTTGAACaagaattgattttaaaaaattgattacaATAAAGTTATCTATagttttgccagcaagaaagtaTGTAACATTAAtttgtagtatttttttttgcgactagcaatatataaacatattgaATATGCattattctaaaacaaaacaacaacaacaacaaaacaacaactctacaacaacaacaaaacaacaacaacaactactgcaacaactacaactacaacaaaataacaacaaaaacaacaactttttgcTGTtatactttgtgttttttttttggtttggggGGGGCATCACGAGGAGCTGCCGCACTGGGCATCAATtaacctagctacgccactggctctAAGCTATAACTTATAGGGCCTATTGCCTGTAGGTAAATCCAGAAAGCACTGTCTACGTCATTTCTGTTTCTAACCT belongs to Biomphalaria glabrata chromosome 12, xgBioGlab47.1, whole genome shotgun sequence and includes:
- the LOC106067983 gene encoding serine/threonine-protein phosphatase PGAM5, mitochondrial-like isoform X2, with product MESKRFSRRWHILSNIAKKSLKVGAAVVVGVVVYQRWKYNDKVLYASWTTNYEPSVKWDFNWDRREPSSLLPPPKGKTDSELADYKKQLENSTPTASRHLLLIRHGQYFDNAAVDKDRFLTALGRAQAEVTGMRLKDLDLPYTVLISSTMTRAIETAKLIHKHLPELEYKQDEILREGAPIPPEPPLGSWRPEQKQFFQDGARIESAFRKYFYRADPSQKEDTYEVIVCHANVIRYFVCRALQFPGEAWLRLCVANCSMSLITIQPDGLVVLEMMGDHGHIEPEHITFH
- the LOC106067983 gene encoding serine/threonine-protein phosphatase PGAM5, mitochondrial-like isoform X3 produces the protein MESKRFSRRWHILSNIAKKSLKVGAAVVVGVVVYQRWKYNDKVLYASWTTNYEPSVKWDFNWDRREPSSLLPPPKGKTDSELADYKKQLENSTPTASRHLLLIRHGQYFDNAAVDKDRFLTALGRAQAEVTGMRLKDLDLPYTVLISSTMTRAIETAKLIHKHLPELEYKQDEILREGAPIPPEPPLGSWRPEQKFFQDGARIESAFRKYFYRADPSQKEDTYEVIVCHANVIRYFVCRALQFPPEAWLRFALANGSITHICIRPSGRVSVKSVGEHGHIKAQEISYN
- the LOC106067983 gene encoding serine/threonine-protein phosphatase PGAM5, mitochondrial-like isoform X1 — translated: MESKRFSRRWHILSNIAKKSLKVGAAVVVGVVVYQRWKYNDKVLYASWTTNYEPSVKWDFNWDRREPSSLLPPPKGKTDSELADYKKQLENSTPTASRHLLLIRHGQYFDNAAVDKDRFLTALGRAQAEVTGMRLKDLDLPYTVLISSTMTRAIETAKLIHKHLPELEYKQDEILREGAPIPPEPPLGSWRPEQKQFFQDGARIESAFRKYFYRADPSQKEDTYEVIVCHANVIRYFVCRALQFPPEAWLRFALANGSITHICIRPSGRVSVKSVGEHGHIKAQEISYN